In the genome of Massilia sp. PAMC28688, one region contains:
- a CDS encoding ribose-phosphate pyrophosphokinase, which yields MAYENLMVFTGNANPALAEGVAKNLGIPLGKAVVSKFSDGEVMVEINENVRGKDVFVLQSTCAPTNDSLMEIILMVDALKRASAGRITAAIPYFGYARQDRRPRSARVAISAKVVANMLEKAGVERVLIMDLHADQIQGFFDIPVDNIYASPILLGDLQKRNYDDLLVVSPDVGGVVRARALAKRLGCDLAIIDKRRPKANVSEVMNIIGEVEGRNCVIMDDMVDTAGTLTKAAEVLKERGAKKVVAYCTHPVLSGPAIERISASPLDELVVTDTIPLSAAGQACGKIRQLTCAPLLAETFKRISKGDSVMSLFID from the coding sequence ATGGCTTACGAAAACCTGATGGTTTTTACCGGCAACGCTAACCCCGCGCTGGCAGAAGGAGTCGCAAAAAATCTCGGCATCCCACTTGGCAAGGCAGTCGTGTCCAAGTTCTCGGATGGCGAAGTCATGGTGGAAATCAACGAGAACGTGCGCGGCAAGGATGTCTTCGTCCTGCAGTCGACCTGCGCGCCGACCAATGACAGCCTGATGGAAATCATCCTGATGGTTGACGCGCTCAAGCGCGCGTCCGCCGGCCGCATCACGGCCGCCATCCCTTACTTTGGCTACGCCCGCCAGGACCGCCGTCCCCGTTCGGCCCGCGTGGCCATTTCGGCCAAGGTGGTGGCCAACATGCTGGAAAAGGCCGGCGTCGAGCGCGTCCTGATCATGGACCTGCATGCCGACCAGATCCAGGGCTTTTTCGATATTCCGGTAGATAACATCTACGCTTCCCCGATCCTGCTGGGCGACCTGCAAAAGCGCAATTACGACGACCTGCTGGTGGTGTCGCCGGACGTGGGCGGCGTGGTACGCGCCCGAGCCCTGGCCAAGCGCCTCGGCTGCGACCTGGCCATCATCGACAAGCGCCGCCCAAAGGCGAACGTGTCGGAAGTGATGAACATCATCGGTGAAGTGGAAGGGCGCAACTGCGTCATCATGGATGACATGGTTGACACCGCCGGCACCCTGACCAAGGCAGCCGAAGTGCTCAAGGAGCGCGGCGCCAAGAAAGTGGTGGCGTATTGCACCCACCCGGTGCTGTCCGGCCCGGCCATCGAGCGCATCAGCGCGTCGCCGCTCGATGAACTGGTCGTGACCGACACGATTCCCCTGTCGGCCGCCGGCCAGGCCTGCGGCAAGATCCGCCAGCTGACCTGTGCCCCGCTGCTGGCTGAAACGTTCAAGCGCATCAGCAAGGGCGACTCGGTCATGTCGCTGTTCATTGACTGA
- a CDS encoding tetratricopeptide repeat protein, which translates to MKNAFAIVTLSGLLTACAVPPQQQLPPVSNTAEPLPAQEASDPGPLAITEAAQDAAQEASLPRVELTSALLYQLLKAEFDIRKGNTQAGYKGLLALAKKTRDPRLARRAAELAVHARQQGEALAAVKLWRELAPGAEDAGQYMLALAVMGGDLAQAEPLLARRLQQAAPQARGMAMYQAQQLLMRAPDRKGATALLDRLLQPYAATFEARVLLAQNAHARGDNAMAAEHARTALRLKPDSEVAVLTLAQVSKDPQAINAVLTDFLAANPGSREVRLAHARVLLANKHYDAARQQFMTLLAAQPDHPGTLYGLGLVAVEMGDRVAADRHLAHYVAVMEQGEQGGGEERELGRVLLLLSQLASDRGDHQAALRWVEKISERDAELYFAAQLVRATLVARQGDLGRARKLIAALTPEAPSSRAQMVLVESQILRGAGQLEAAYKLLAEGARRYPASNELLYDFALVAEKTGRWDVMEKTLRAIIKQAPNNHDAYNALGYSLAERNVRLHEALELIAKALQIAPDNPFIMDSMGWVHYRLGNMAEAESYLRRAYAMRPDADVAAHLGEVLWHKGDKAEARKVLREARAKDPTNDALRSTLSRLQLSL; encoded by the coding sequence TTGAAAAACGCTTTCGCCATTGTAACCTTGAGCGGGCTGCTGACGGCGTGCGCTGTGCCTCCCCAGCAGCAATTGCCCCCGGTCAGCAACACCGCTGAACCGCTGCCGGCGCAGGAGGCTTCCGACCCAGGGCCCCTGGCCATTACCGAGGCGGCGCAAGACGCGGCCCAGGAAGCGAGCCTGCCGCGGGTGGAGCTGACCAGCGCGTTGCTGTACCAATTGCTGAAGGCCGAATTCGACATCCGCAAGGGCAACACGCAGGCAGGCTACAAGGGGTTGCTGGCGCTTGCTAAAAAGACGCGCGATCCGCGCCTGGCGCGCCGCGCCGCGGAACTGGCCGTGCACGCGCGCCAGCAAGGGGAAGCGCTGGCGGCGGTCAAGCTGTGGCGCGAGCTGGCGCCGGGGGCGGAAGATGCGGGCCAGTACATGCTGGCGCTGGCGGTGATGGGCGGCGACCTGGCCCAGGCCGAGCCGCTGCTGGCGCGGCGCCTGCAACAGGCTGCACCGCAGGCACGGGGCATGGCAATGTACCAGGCGCAGCAGCTGCTCATGCGCGCGCCGGACAGGAAGGGCGCCACGGCCCTGCTCGACAGGCTGCTGCAGCCCTATGCCGCGACCTTCGAGGCGCGTGTGCTGCTCGCGCAAAACGCCCACGCGCGCGGCGACAATGCCATGGCAGCCGAGCATGCCCGCACGGCGCTGCGGCTGAAACCGGATTCCGAAGTGGCCGTGCTGACGCTGGCACAGGTCAGCAAGGATCCCCAGGCGATCAATGCCGTGTTGACGGATTTTTTGGCGGCCAATCCCGGCTCGCGCGAAGTGCGGCTGGCCCATGCGCGTGTGCTGCTGGCCAACAAGCACTATGACGCGGCGCGCCAGCAATTCATGACGCTGCTGGCAGCGCAGCCGGACCACCCGGGCACCCTGTATGGCCTGGGACTGGTGGCAGTGGAAATGGGTGACCGTGTGGCGGCCGACCGCCATCTGGCGCATTACGTCGCCGTGATGGAACAGGGGGAGCAGGGCGGGGGTGAGGAGCGCGAGCTGGGCCGGGTGCTGTTGTTGCTCAGCCAGCTGGCCAGCGACCGTGGCGACCACCAGGCGGCGCTGCGGTGGGTAGAAAAGATCAGCGAGCGCGATGCTGAGCTGTACTTTGCTGCGCAGCTGGTGCGGGCCACGCTGGTGGCCAGGCAGGGCGACCTTGGCCGGGCGCGCAAGCTGATTGCGGCCTTGACGCCGGAGGCGCCGTCATCGCGGGCCCAGATGGTGCTGGTGGAAAGCCAGATCCTGCGCGGCGCCGGCCAGCTCGAGGCTGCCTACAAGCTGCTGGCCGAGGGCGCCCGGCGCTATCCGGCCAGCAATGAGCTGCTGTACGACTTTGCCCTGGTGGCCGAAAAGACGGGCCGTTGGGACGTGATGGAAAAGACCTTGCGCGCCATTATCAAGCAGGCGCCCAACAACCACGACGCCTACAATGCGCTGGGCTATTCCCTGGCCGAACGCAATGTGCGCCTGCATGAGGCGCTGGAACTGATTGCCAAGGCGCTGCAGATTGCGCCAGACAACCCTTTCATCATGGACAGCATGGGCTGGGTACATTACCGGCTCGGCAATATGGCCGAAGCGGAATCCTACCTGCGCCGCGCCTATGCCATGCGGCCCGACGCCGATGTTGCTGCCCACCTCGGCGAGGTGCTGTGGCACAAGGGTGACAAGGCAGAAGCCCGGAAGGTGCTGCGCGAGGCGCGCGCCAAGGACCCCACCAACGATGCGCTGCGCAGTACCCTGTCACGCTTGCAGCTGAGCTTGTAA
- a CDS encoding diguanylate cyclase: MHDAGVAGRDLTEENESLRASMAHMMEQAERNHGIMCRHQAFDLEIVGSDSFPSLISTIFRSLPVISELDIVSLCLIDEGEDIRTVMTRLGVDFDDYPHLVFVENAPALGFVPSRSDLLTGPPRPLLGPYIPASHQPMFPHAPAGLQSIALVPLLRNKRLIGSLNLGSLDGTRFTPSMGTDFVEHMASIIAICLENVISNEMLKYIGLTDSLTGVYNRRYIDRRLTEEVARARRQQYRISVMYIDIDHFKQVNDTMGHQGGDEVLREVATRIKAELRVSDALARFGGEEFVVLLINAELADASVVAERIRTSIFNRPFALSSGNTQTVSVSIGVAALDDFARDNAAEGAGQALLAKADSALYKAKEAGRNRVIAGE, encoded by the coding sequence ATGCACGACGCGGGCGTTGCAGGGCGCGATCTGACGGAAGAAAACGAATCGCTGCGCGCGAGCATGGCGCACATGATGGAGCAGGCCGAACGCAACCACGGCATCATGTGCCGGCATCAGGCGTTCGACCTGGAAATTGTGGGCTCCGACAGTTTCCCCAGTTTGATCAGCACCATTTTCCGCAGCCTGCCCGTGATCTCCGAGCTCGACATTGTCAGCCTGTGCCTGATTGATGAAGGCGAAGATATCCGCACCGTCATGACGCGCCTTGGCGTCGATTTCGACGATTACCCGCACCTGGTGTTCGTGGAAAATGCACCGGCCCTGGGGTTTGTGCCATCGCGCAGCGACCTGCTCACCGGGCCGCCCCGTCCCTTGCTGGGGCCGTACATTCCGGCCAGCCACCAGCCCATGTTCCCGCATGCCCCGGCCGGCCTGCAAAGCATTGCCCTGGTCCCCCTGCTGCGCAACAAGCGCCTCATTGGCAGCCTCAACCTGGGCAGCCTGGACGGCACCCGTTTCACGCCCTCCATGGGGACCGACTTTGTGGAGCACATGGCCTCGATTATCGCCATCTGCCTCGAAAACGTCATCAGCAACGAAATGCTCAAGTACATCGGGCTGACCGATTCGCTGACCGGCGTCTACAACCGCCGCTACATCGACCGCCGCCTGACCGAAGAGGTGGCGCGCGCCCGCCGCCAGCAGTACCGCATTTCGGTGATGTACATCGACATCGACCACTTCAAGCAGGTCAATGACACCATGGGCCACCAGGGCGGCGACGAAGTGCTGCGTGAAGTGGCCACCCGCATCAAGGCTGAGTTGCGCGTTTCCGATGCCCTGGCGCGCTTCGGCGGCGAGGAATTCGTGGTCCTGCTGATCAATGCCGAATTGGCAGACGCCAGCGTGGTGGCTGAGCGCATTCGCACCAGCATCTTCAACCGCCCGTTTGCCCTCTCAAGCGGCAATACGCAGACCGTGTCGGTGTCCATTGGCGTTGCCGCGCTGGACGACTTTGCGCGCGACAACGCGGCCGAAGGCGCGGGCCAGGCCCTGCTGGCCAAGGCCGACAGCGCCCTGTACAAGGCCAAGGAAGCGGGGCGCAACCGCGTCATTGCCGGCGAATAG
- a CDS encoding PAAR domain-containing protein — translation MAGEIIRMGDKTSHGGTVLEGSQTDICMGKPIAYIGHKTQCPQCKGTYPIVEGVMTTTLYGKGVAVAGMKTACGAVLVARQFTDIVE, via the coding sequence ATGGCAGGCGAAATAATTCGGATGGGCGACAAGACCAGCCACGGCGGCACCGTACTGGAAGGGTCGCAAACCGATATCTGCATGGGCAAGCCCATCGCATACATCGGTCACAAGACCCAGTGCCCGCAGTGCAAGGGTACATACCCCATTGTGGAAGGCGTGATGACAACGACCCTTTATGGGAAAGGCGTCGCCGTGGCCGGCATGAAAACGGCCTGTGGCGCAGTCCTTGTCGCGAGGCAGTTTACCGACATTGTGGAATAG
- a CDS encoding outer membrane lipoprotein LolB: MKNTKLLCNVVLASACAFLSACATTPATPPSEATVAAYRDVIELAGRLSVNYDKDGRQETLSGKFTWNQRAGDVDVELISPLGQTIATIAVTPLSATLTQSGKAPRTARDIDSLTAQTLGWSLPVSGLRDWLQGYAVAADGQRYAASPANNTVTTRDGWRLTFVNWQEGMAGQPVPRRIDAQRVATAGVSELALRIVIDQPG; this comes from the coding sequence ATGAAGAATACCAAGCTGCTCTGCAACGTGGTGCTGGCCAGCGCCTGCGCCTTCCTGTCGGCGTGCGCCACCACCCCTGCCACGCCGCCGTCGGAAGCGACCGTGGCTGCCTACCGCGACGTGATTGAGCTGGCCGGGCGCCTGTCCGTCAACTACGACAAGGATGGCAGGCAGGAAACGCTGTCGGGAAAATTCACCTGGAACCAGCGCGCGGGCGATGTGGATGTGGAATTGATTTCGCCGCTCGGCCAGACCATTGCCACCATTGCCGTCACCCCCCTGTCGGCAACGCTGACCCAGTCGGGCAAGGCGCCGCGCACAGCGCGCGATATCGACAGCCTGACGGCCCAGACCCTGGGCTGGTCGCTGCCGGTGTCGGGCTTGCGCGACTGGCTGCAGGGCTATGCAGTGGCCGCCGACGGCCAGCGCTACGCCGCCTCGCCAGCCAACAATACCGTCACCACGCGCGATGGCTGGCGCCTGACCTTTGTCAACTGGCAAGAGGGAATGGCCGGCCAGCCCGTGCCCAGGCGCATTGATGCCCAGCGCGTGGCCACGGCCGGCGTGAGCGAACTGGCGCTGCGCATCGTGATCGATCAGCCAGGCTGA
- the ispE gene encoding 4-(cytidine 5'-diphospho)-2-C-methyl-D-erythritol kinase, protein MVRSLHGCPAPAKLNLFLHVTGRRADGYHLLQTVFQLIDHGDVLDFDLRDDERLCRTTDVPGVPEEQDLIIRALRLLQTAHLARHGALPPGMDVAIDKRLPMGGGLGGGSSDAATALMVANALWGSGLAREELMALALPLGADIPFFIFGENAFAEGVGEDLQAVDTPACWFVVIEPGVAVPTPAIFCAEDLTRNTKPVRITDFSRHLSGRTDMSGFGRNDLQAVATKLFAPVAQAIEWLGQYGDARMTGSGACVFCAFSSEREADAVLAAMPGIWTAWKAQALARHPLQVVLQVGGVIE, encoded by the coding sequence ATGGTGCGTTCCCTGCATGGCTGCCCGGCGCCGGCCAAACTCAATCTCTTCCTGCACGTGACGGGCCGCCGCGCCGACGGTTACCACTTGCTGCAGACGGTGTTCCAGCTGATCGACCATGGCGACGTGCTCGATTTTGACCTGCGCGATGACGAGCGCCTGTGCCGCACGACCGATGTCCCCGGGGTGCCGGAAGAGCAGGACCTCATCATCCGTGCCCTGCGCCTGCTGCAAACGGCCCACCTGGCCCGCCACGGTGCGCTGCCCCCGGGCATGGATGTGGCCATCGACAAGCGCCTGCCCATGGGCGGCGGCCTGGGCGGCGGTTCGTCCGATGCCGCCACGGCGCTGATGGTGGCCAATGCCCTGTGGGGCAGCGGCCTGGCGCGCGAGGAACTGATGGCCCTGGCTTTGCCGCTGGGAGCGGACATTCCGTTTTTTATCTTTGGCGAAAATGCCTTTGCCGAAGGGGTGGGCGAGGATCTGCAAGCGGTGGATACGCCGGCGTGCTGGTTTGTCGTGATCGAACCAGGCGTCGCGGTGCCGACCCCCGCAATTTTTTGTGCCGAGGATTTGACAAGGAACACGAAACCCGTCAGAATAACGGACTTTTCCAGACACCTCAGCGGTCGAACAGACATGAGCGGGTTTGGCAGAAACGATTTGCAGGCTGTAGCGACAAAGCTGTTTGCGCCGGTGGCACAGGCGATTGAATGGTTGGGTCAATATGGCGACGCCAGGATGACTGGCTCCGGAGCGTGTGTGTTTTGCGCGTTTTCCAGTGAACGCGAAGCCGATGCAGTACTGGCAGCAATGCCTGGCATCTGGACCGCCTGGAAAGCACAAGCGCTGGCGCGGCACCCCTTACAAGTCGTGTTGCAAGTTGGTGGCGTTATAGAATAG
- a CDS encoding 50S ribosomal protein L25/general stress protein Ctc, translating to MKVIAFNRTLQGSGASRRLRNSGQAPGIIYGGSEAPALIALDGNALYHALKKEAFHGSVLEMEIDGASQQVLLRDFQMHAFKQLVLHADFQRVDANSKVHKKIALHFVNADVSPAVKLHGATISHVMESLDVSCLANDLPEFITVDLSTIDVGHSIHLNDLKLPNGVTPLKASKNITIATASVPAGVVSAEATAEAPAAAPAKKGKK from the coding sequence ATGAAAGTTATCGCATTCAATCGCACTTTGCAGGGGTCCGGAGCGAGCCGCCGCCTGCGTAATTCGGGCCAGGCGCCTGGCATCATCTACGGTGGCAGCGAAGCCCCGGCACTGATCGCCCTGGACGGCAACGCCCTGTACCACGCGCTGAAAAAAGAAGCCTTCCACGGTTCCGTGCTCGAGATGGAAATCGACGGCGCCAGCCAGCAAGTTTTGCTGCGCGACTTCCAGATGCACGCGTTCAAGCAACTGGTCCTGCACGCTGACTTCCAGCGCGTTGACGCCAACAGCAAGGTGCACAAGAAGATCGCCCTGCACTTCGTGAACGCCGACGTGTCGCCAGCCGTCAAGCTGCACGGCGCGACCATCTCGCACGTGATGGAGTCGCTGGACGTGTCCTGCCTGGCCAACGACCTGCCAGAGTTCATCACCGTTGACCTGTCGACCATCGACGTTGGCCACTCGATCCACCTGAACGACCTGAAGCTGCCAAACGGCGTGACCCCGCTCAAGGCCAGCAAGAACATCACCATCGCTACCGCTTCGGTACCGGCTGGCGTGGTGTCGGCTGAAGCCACTGCTGAAGCACCAGCAGCTGCGCCTGCCAAAAAAGGCAAGAAGTAA
- a CDS encoding MOSC domain-containing protein, which produces MAILSELTLYPIKSCAGISVKEATLTTAGLSVDAVYDREWMLVDEQGCYLTQREHPRMALIAPRLRSETLEVRAPGMLRLEIPLGLPDPEHERTLEVSIWDDKVLAYDCDDLTAAWFSSAIGAPCRLVRFHAGASRVTSTKWTGGIEAPTLFSDGYPVLLAGSASLAELNDKMVAAGRAPLPMNRLRPNVVIDGIGAFEEDFADHFALGAAQLKPVKPCGRCPIPAVDQATGVPGPDPLDIMRSFRTRPAMNDAICFGMNCIITAGDGERLYVGMPVTMTLAF; this is translated from the coding sequence ATGGCGATTTTGTCCGAACTGACTTTGTATCCGATCAAATCCTGTGCCGGTATTTCGGTCAAGGAAGCAACGCTGACCACGGCCGGCCTGTCGGTCGATGCCGTGTATGACCGCGAGTGGATGCTGGTCGATGAACAGGGCTGCTACCTGACCCAGCGCGAACATCCGCGCATGGCCCTCATCGCGCCGCGTCTTCGCAGCGAGACGCTGGAAGTGCGCGCGCCCGGCATGCTGCGCCTGGAAATTCCGCTTGGCTTGCCCGATCCGGAACACGAACGCACGCTGGAAGTGTCGATCTGGGACGACAAGGTGCTGGCCTACGATTGCGACGACCTGACGGCGGCCTGGTTTTCCAGCGCCATTGGCGCGCCGTGCCGGCTGGTACGCTTCCATGCCGGCGCCTCGCGCGTGACCAGCACCAAGTGGACCGGCGGTATCGAAGCGCCCACCCTGTTTTCGGACGGATACCCGGTGCTGCTGGCCGGCTCGGCCTCGTTGGCCGAGCTCAACGACAAGATGGTGGCGGCAGGACGTGCGCCACTGCCCATGAACCGTCTCCGTCCCAACGTCGTCATCGACGGCATCGGCGCCTTTGAGGAAGACTTTGCCGACCACTTTGCCCTCGGCGCGGCGCAGCTCAAGCCGGTCAAGCCATGCGGGCGTTGCCCCATTCCTGCCGTCGACCAGGCCACCGGTGTGCCCGGTCCCGATCCGCTCGATATCATGCGCAGCTTTCGAACCCGGCCTGCCATGAATGACGCCATCTGTTTCGGCATGAATTGCATCATTACCGCCGGTGACGGCGAGCGCCTGTACGTGGGCATGCCGGTCACCATGACGCTCGCGTTCTGA
- a CDS encoding patatin-like phospholipase family protein: MNALSFHAGPRALAHIRAHGLRAADVAVVPAAAGGPKGLIFQSLDQWLFGTWLPASPRERSLIGSSIGAWRMAAACHADPVAAFARLGELYTNQRYSAKPDRQEIDRVCQRLLADFIGGYEREVVNHPDYRLHLLTVRGLRALAAPPHARAELTGFAVASLLNLASRERLAHLLERVVVSDLRGAPHWMQSGFDKFTTHFAPLTENNLGTALLASGTLPLIMAPVRSLADAPQGSYWDGGIIDYHLALPYSRLDEQEIVLYPHFTPHIVPGWLDKSMPWRWAGRGPNRGWMDNVLIVAPTPEFLRTLPRGKLPDRKDFKFHGTDHDARISNWRHAIGEGGRLRDELAAFVQAPDMSRLQSL, encoded by the coding sequence ATGAACGCTTTATCCTTCCATGCTGGTCCGCGGGCGCTGGCGCATATCCGAGCTCATGGCCTGCGCGCCGCCGATGTGGCGGTGGTCCCGGCCGCTGCCGGTGGCCCGAAAGGGCTGATCTTCCAGTCGCTGGACCAATGGCTGTTCGGCACGTGGCTACCGGCCTCGCCGCGCGAACGCTCGCTGATCGGCTCCTCCATCGGGGCCTGGCGCATGGCCGCCGCCTGCCACGCCGATCCGGTCGCTGCTTTTGCCCGGCTGGGCGAGCTCTATACCAATCAACGCTACAGCGCCAAGCCTGACCGCCAGGAAATTGACAGGGTGTGCCAGCGCCTGCTTGCCGACTTTATCGGTGGCTACGAGCGCGAAGTGGTCAATCACCCGGATTACCGCCTGCATTTGCTGACCGTGCGAGGTTTGCGCGCGCTGGCCGCGCCGCCCCATGCGCGCGCAGAACTGACCGGGTTTGCCGTGGCATCGCTGCTCAATCTTGCCTCGCGCGAGCGCCTTGCACACCTGCTTGAGCGTGTAGTCGTCAGCGACCTACGCGGGGCGCCGCACTGGATGCAATCGGGCTTCGACAAGTTCACTACCCACTTTGCACCCCTCACCGAAAACAACCTGGGCACGGCCTTGCTCGCGTCAGGCACGCTGCCCTTGATCATGGCGCCGGTGCGCTCGCTGGCCGATGCCCCGCAGGGCAGTTACTGGGATGGTGGCATCATCGACTATCACCTGGCCTTGCCGTATTCCCGCCTGGACGAGCAGGAAATTGTGCTGTATCCGCATTTCACGCCGCACATTGTGCCGGGCTGGCTCGATAAGTCGATGCCCTGGCGTTGGGCCGGACGCGGCCCCAATCGCGGGTGGATGGACAATGTGCTGATCGTAGCGCCAACGCCTGAATTTTTGCGCACCCTCCCGCGCGGCAAGCTGCCTGACCGGAAGGACTTCAAGTTCCATGGCACTGACCACGATGCACGCATCAGCAACTGGCGGCATGCCATTGGCGAAGGCGGGCGCCTGCGCGACGAGCTGGCAGCATTTGTGCAGGCCCCGGACATGAGCCGGCTTCAGTCCCTGTAG
- the pth gene encoding aminoacyl-tRNA hydrolase, with translation MPIRLIVGLGNPGPEYELTRHNAGFWLVDNLANSLPGCRLQRESRFNALVAKSVIKGQEVWLLEPQTYMNRSGQSVGALARFFKINPDEVLVVHDELDLAPGVVKMKKGGSSGGHNGLKDITAALGTQDYWRLRIGIGHPRTMGLQQPVADFVLHRPRKEEQVLIEESIEKSLRVLALAIEGKFDIATMQLHTA, from the coding sequence ATGCCAATCCGCCTCATCGTCGGCCTGGGCAATCCCGGCCCCGAATATGAACTGACCCGCCACAATGCCGGCTTCTGGCTGGTGGACAACCTCGCCAACAGCCTGCCTGGTTGCCGCCTGCAGCGCGAATCGCGTTTCAATGCCCTGGTCGCCAAGAGCGTGATCAAGGGCCAGGAAGTGTGGCTGCTGGAACCGCAAACCTATATGAACCGCTCCGGCCAGTCGGTGGGCGCGCTGGCGCGCTTTTTCAAGATCAATCCGGACGAAGTGCTGGTGGTGCATGACGAGCTGGACCTGGCGCCCGGCGTGGTCAAGATGAAGAAGGGTGGCTCCTCAGGCGGCCACAATGGCCTCAAGGACATTACTGCCGCGCTCGGCACCCAGGATTACTGGCGCTTGCGCATCGGCATTGGCCACCCGCGCACCATGGGCTTGCAGCAGCCGGTGGCGGACTTCGTGCTGCACCGCCCGCGCAAGGAAGAGCAGGTGCTGATCGAAGAATCGATCGAGAAAAGCCTGCGCGTGCTGGCGCTGGCCATTGAAGGCAAGTTTGATATCGCGACCATGCAGCTGCATACTGCCTGA
- the ychF gene encoding redox-regulated ATPase YchF: MSLQCGIVGLPNVGKSTLFNALTKAGIPAENYPFCTIEPNVGVVEVPDPRMAALADIVKPERMVNAIVEFVDIAGLVAGASKGEGLGNQFLSHIRETDAIVNVVRCFEDDNVIHVAGKISPLDDIEVIQTELALADMGTVEKAIHRENKKARSGDKDAAKLVAVMERMMPFLNDAKPVRSMGLDADEMALIKPLCLITAKPAMFVANVSDTGFTNNPLLDQLTAYAKEQNAPIVAICAAIESEIADLDDADKGAFLADMGMEEPGLDRLIRAAYKLLGLQTYFTAGVKEVRAWTIHIGDTAPQAAGVIHTDFERGFIRAQTIAYDDYIAYKGESGAKEAGKMRAEGKEYVVKDGDVLNFLFNV; this comes from the coding sequence ATGAGTCTCCAATGCGGCATCGTCGGCCTGCCTAACGTCGGCAAGTCCACCCTTTTCAATGCGCTGACCAAGGCCGGCATTCCGGCCGAGAACTATCCGTTTTGCACCATCGAGCCGAACGTGGGCGTGGTCGAAGTGCCGGATCCGCGCATGGCCGCGCTGGCTGACATTGTCAAGCCGGAACGCATGGTCAACGCCATTGTCGAGTTTGTCGACATCGCCGGCCTGGTGGCGGGCGCGTCCAAGGGCGAGGGCCTGGGCAACCAGTTCCTGTCCCACATCCGCGAAACGGATGCCATCGTCAACGTAGTGCGCTGCTTTGAAGACGACAACGTGATCCACGTCGCTGGCAAGATCAGCCCGCTGGACGATATCGAAGTCATCCAGACCGAACTGGCCCTGGCCGACATGGGCACCGTGGAAAAAGCCATCCACCGCGAAAACAAAAAGGCGCGTTCGGGCGATAAGGATGCCGCCAAGCTGGTCGCGGTGATGGAGCGCATGATGCCCTTCCTCAACGATGCCAAGCCGGTGCGTTCGATGGGCCTGGATGCCGACGAAATGGCGCTCATCAAGCCGCTGTGCCTGATCACGGCCAAGCCGGCCATGTTCGTGGCCAACGTGTCCGATACCGGCTTCACCAACAATCCACTGCTCGACCAGCTGACCGCCTACGCCAAGGAGCAGAACGCGCCCATCGTCGCCATCTGCGCGGCGATCGAAAGCGAGATTGCCGATCTGGACGACGCCGACAAGGGCGCCTTCCTGGCCGACATGGGCATGGAAGAGCCGGGCCTTGACCGCCTGATCCGCGCCGCCTACAAGCTGCTGGGCCTGCAGACCTACTTCACGGCGGGCGTGAAGGAAGTGCGCGCCTGGACCATCCACATCGGCGACACGGCGCCACAGGCGGCCGGCGTGATCCACACCGACTTTGAGCGCGGCTTCATCCGCGCCCAGACCATTGCCTACGACGATTACATTGCGTACAAGGGGGAGTCCGGCGCCAAGGAAGCAGGCAAGATGCGCGCCGAAGGCAAGGAATACGTGGTGAAGGACGGTGACGTGCTCAACTTCCTGTTCAACGTCTGA